A DNA window from Pithys albifrons albifrons isolate INPA30051 chromosome 7, PitAlb_v1, whole genome shotgun sequence contains the following coding sequences:
- the LOC139673895 gene encoding olfactory receptor 14J1-like, whose amino-acid sequence MSNSSSFSQFLLLPLADTRQLQLLHLWLFLGISLAALLGNGLIISAVACDHHLHTPMHFFLLNLSLTDLGCICTTVPKAMHNSLWDTTTISYMGCAAQVFSFMLFITTEFCLLTIKCYDRYVAICKPLHYGTLLGSRACAHMAAAAWASGFLNALLHTVNTFSLPLCKGNALNQFFCEIPQILKLSCSHSYLRELGLAVVSACLLFACFIFIIFSYVQIFRAVLRIPSEQGRHKAFSMCLPHLAAVSLFISTSFFAYLKPPSISSPSLDLAFSVLYSVVPPALNPFIYSLRNKELKDAVRKIMN is encoded by the coding sequence atgtccaacagcagctccttcagccagttcctcctcctgccattggcagacacgcggcagctgcagctcctgcacttgtggctcttcctgggcatctccctggctgccctcctgggcaacggcctcatcatcagcgccgtagcctgtgaccaccacctgcacacccccatgcacttcttcctgctcaacctgtccctcacagacctgggctgcatctgcaccactgtccccaaagccatgcacaactccctctgggacaccacaaccatctcctacatgggatgtgctgcacaggtcttctcCTTTATGCTCTTCATCACAACAGAATTTTGCCTCCTCACCATCAagtgctacgaccgctacgttgccatctgcaaacccctgcactacgggaccctcctgggcagcagagcttgtgcccacatggcagcagctgcctgggccagtggctttctcaatgctctgctgcacacagtcaatacattttccctgcccctgtgcaagGGCAATGCCCTGAATCAGTTCTTTTGTGAAAtccctcagatcctcaagctctcctgctcacactcctacctcagggaacttgggcttgCTGTGGTCAGTGCCTGTTTACTGTTTgcctgtttcattttcattattttctcctatgtgcagatcttcagggctgtgctgaggatcccctctgagcagggacggcacaaagccttttccatgtgcctccctcacctggccgcGGTCTCCCTCTTTATCAGCACATCATTTTttgcctacctgaagcctccctccatctcctccccatctctggatCTGGCATtctcagttctgtactcggtcgttcctccagcactgaaccccttcatctacagcctgagaaataaggaactcaaggatgctgtgaggaaaataatgaattga
- the LOC139674218 gene encoding olfactory receptor 14J1-like has protein sequence MAVIILRNISSDLSLLFPPWTVPHLQKQEMPNSSSISQFLLLPLADTRQLQLLHLWLFLGISLAALLVNGLIISAVACNHHLHTPMHFFLLNLSLTDLGCICTTVPKAMHNSLWDTRAISYMGCAAQLFFLFFLMGTEFSLLTIMCYDRYVAICKPLHYGTLLSSRACAHMAAAAWASGFLYSLLHTANTFSLPLCQGNALSQFFCEIPQILKLSCSHSYFREIGLLLVSACLTSGCFIFIVFSYVQIFRAVLRIPSEQGRHKAFSTCLPHLAVVSLFLSTAVFAYLKPPSISSPSLDLALSVLYAVVPPVLNPLIYSLRNQELKDVLRKMMTGCFSAARACQFSSTGQHCQARQQRDAIHAQQRPRGANTGWVQGWAVTGRRSAQSEAAKTEGGTRRRCRER, from the exons atggctgtgattattctcagaaatatctcatctgatttgtcactgttatttcctccttggacagtgccccacctccagaagcaggaaatgcccaacagcagctccatcagccagttcctcctcctgccattggcagacacgcggcagctgcagctcctgcacttgtggctcttcctgggcatctccctggctgccctcctggtcaacggcctcatcatcagcgccgtagcctgcaaccaccacctgcacacccccatgcacttcttcctgctcaacctgtccctcacagacctgggctgcatctgcaccactgtccccaaagccatgcacaactccctctgggacactagggccatctcctacatgggatgtgctgcacagctcttctttctattctttcttatgggaacagagttttccctcctcaccatcatgtgctacgaccgctacgttgccatctgcaaacccctgcactacgggaccctcctgagcagcagagcttgtgcccacatggcagcagctgcctgggccagtggctttctctactctctgctgcacacagctaatacattttccctgcccctgtgccagggtaaTGCCCtgagccagttcttctgtgaaatccctcagatcctcaagctctcctgctcacactcctactTCAGGGAAATTGGGCTCCTTCTGGTTAGTGCCTGTCTAACAtctggttgtttcattttcatagttttctcgtatgtgcagatcttcagggctgtgctgaggatcccctctgagcagggacggcacaaagccttttccacgtgtctccctcacctggccgtggtctccctctttctcagcactgccgtgtttgcctacctgaagcctccctccatctcctccccatccctcgATCTGGCACTGTCAGTTCTTTATGCAGTGGTTCCTCCAGTACtcaaccccctcatctacagcctgaggaaccaggagctcaaggatgtCCTGAgaaaaatgatgactggatgcttcTCAGCAGCAAGAGcctgccagttttcttct AcaggccagcactgccaggcccGGCAGCAGCGGGACGCCATCCATGCTCAGCAGCGTCCCCGCGGAGCCAACACGGGCTGGGTGCAAGGGTGG